In Biomphalaria glabrata chromosome 8, xgBioGlab47.1, whole genome shotgun sequence, the genomic window ggtttttaatttcgggatcttttgtgCACCTCTGTATCCACCCAGGTCTGGCAGCACATGcatcacccagatcgcgacaaTCCTTGGTGGCAGTTAAGGAGGTCAGAGCAGGCAATTATTGTGCAGTGTAGGACAGAAtactgtcctattggggcatactttgcccagTTCCACCCAAActatgactcccgatgccgtcactgtggagagagcgtcaaAACAGTGTTGCATGTCTTGTATGAGTGTCCCCAGTTCcgagagctaaggggggacatgtctgagcagtcactccACTTgcatggtagctatgaggcactacgccgaaaggcccagtttcttgccagagcactatgGGTGGattgagtccttcctgctctgatttttcaataggagttcatctcaggtatcCACCCAGCCCTAATGTGTACCTTGGAAAAGgcctataaatcgcaaggtctgaaagggggaactttacttttttttcatactcatttcttttttttttattgctctcttaaaatttttttttccttgctcATATTTGACTTTTACCTTTAGATTGCATTCTGTTCATATTACAATGGGAAACATGTTTTCAAACCGACTGGAAAATGAAGCCCACAGTAAGCCTGTAAGTTTTATGCTCTTTTTGATATGTACCTTTCTATAacgcagtgtttcccaaactttgttcCATGGAACTATAGTATTCCTCGAGgcatgaataggtgttccacaaacaactggaataattaactagtaggccaccacgtgaattaatctctctaaaaaataagcaaagtgttttgctaaattctcagaatgtgcaaagtgttccattaagtaaaaagtttgggaaccactgccaTTATGAAATCAAATTTAGGATAAATAACTTGAAGTATATTTCACCTAATGcaacacaaaaagaaatatctctttacttttaaacttgaaaaatttgtaaattattgaagattttcaatctttttttttttacttaaaataatgtatgcaaaaaaaattatttacttctgttaaacaaatattgtatttaaataacaGTGCTCATTTAAATTAGATAAGTTGTCAACAGTTTATTTCGcacacaagaaaatattttgttgtcaactatgtcttttttttcccaggACAAAAGTGGACATGATATTAACGGTACtgatattcaattttttttttttttacaatttaataaaGATATTAGTAAGTACAAAGTATATAATGACCTATTTAAGTAAGTACAGAGTAAAGAATGAACTGTATCATCGGAGTGAGAAACAGTTTGACAAGGTCAATCAAAAAATTACCAAGTACTTTTTTCATCTCTTTAAATTTGGATAAATATAGTATCACAGGAAAATGTCTAGaagatatttttctttttttgcagAAATTTTTCTTtcgtaaaagaaaaatgtaggcTTTCGGTTTCATACATCCTAAAAGACTTAAATACCTTTAATTAAAATGAATTATAGATTTTAGAATAGGTAATGCAAAAGATTTTAAGTCAATTGCAAAGTGCTTATACactcaaattaaaaatatttcaatatatttcaGATTGTCCTGAATTTCCTAAACTAAGTGACTGTCACCAAGATTTAggtaaatatttagtttattgGTCTAGCTTTATGACTTGCTATGTTAACATGTTATACTATCATCCAATAATGTGAAAAGAAAATTGAGTCAGTAATATAATAATGTCTTTGTAATTCCAGAATGTCTTGATGTCATCAATGACCAAGATAATGATGCAGGTAAAATTCAAAGTAAATCGGTTGGTAAATAAATTGGGTATTAGTGTATGATTCGGGATACCTGAACCGACCTAAATGTTGTTGACAAAGCTACATGCAGATTCATCTCCCTCGTCTGTATTACTGTTGGTttacatgttttaatgtttatttagatcagcggttctcaaccttttttgcttGACGACCCCTTATTATAAtcacccacacagcaatagaagaatagacaataacaatccataggttcgatggtcttaggcgacccctggcaaatcgtcaatcgaccccccccaAGGGcttcgcgacccacaggttgagaacccctgatttagaTAAAGACTATAGACTAATTTAACCTTAACTTCTAAGTTTGCTAACTGCAACTTACCTAGCCCCTTACcctaaacataattttaaaatgtataggtttttattattattctgttCTTTCAAGTAAAGATTGCAGACTAACCCTAACTCCTCAATTCTACACATAAAGCTGGTGAATGGGCCTGTGAGAATTATCTACcccttaagaaaacaaaaacgttaCATTTCCAATAACAAAATACTGTAGataagatatatttatatttttatatattatatatttatcatATTTATTCTAACTCTTTtcgtttatatttatttgtttaattttttatatatttattttaaaactattcatcTTGTGGAAAAAAGTTCACATACTTGTAATCTACATTTTTATGCAGATTTTAAACATTACAAATAAGATTTCAGTTATCCTCAGTTGtataattaaaaaagtaaagtacccctttaagaccttgtggtctatatggcagatgatgtaaaagtcatctgtttttgtggcctaaggttaacgaggatgtcatgtggccagcacaatgaccaaccgcctttactattccccaactaatgtcaggtgcccattttagagctgggtggactcagaggcaccctaagatcctgaaattaaaaatctcagtgttctccaggatttgaaccagggactctcggttcggaagccaagtgctttaccactcagccaccgtgcctccccTCAGTTGTATACTTATGCAATTATTTGCATAATTAAATAAAGCTTGATTAAATCAATGCTGCACATTGTGTTGTAAACATTTGATTGTCTTCATTTGCATGTTCTCCGGGTGATTACCTGGTGTCAGAAGAAGGAGAAACTGATCTTGTCAACTCTAAAAAGAATCCAGGTCATAGTGAGTCTTTTTCTGCCGAAACATTCAACTTGAAACATTTACCTGAAGATCTTCAAGACAATGACTTGTATGAATACATTAAAACTGTAGCTGACCTGACAGTTAGAGTAGATGTTACTATGATTAGTCCAAACAGACCAGAGTTTGGGCCAAAGACAACTCAACCATATCCATTTTATAACATGGGGGACACACGAAACTTGCGGACAGGAAGTGGAAGAGTGTGGGATGTCGACAAGTTTCAAGATGGAGTCAAACAAAGTAGACAATTTGAGCTTATTACTTTTGAAAAATTTCGGTGTAGAAAGTGTCAATATTCAAAACAACCCAGCAATGTGTGGTGGGAGTTTAAATTGTACACACCCACACATGTGGTTTTTGATGAAATAGAGGCCAGCCACACAACCTTGAGAATGTTTTACAACAGCGTTGATAGTCCATTTGTCAGTGTTGATACTGTTAGTATTGATAATGCTGGCATTGAGTATGACTTGTGTGTGTTGAAATGTGTGACATGTGACAAAAGTTTAGGAGATAAGTTGATGGAAATCTGGAAACATTACAAAAATGTCTGGGAGAAAGTCttcaacaaatacaaaaactgtAAAGATAAACACAAATTAAACTTTATAGTGTCACATCCTAATGGATTTTCTAAGCAGATTACTGTTGGTAAGTGGAAGGATAATCCAGAGCTGGCTAATGCAACTAAGTTTACCTATGTAACTTGTACATGTCTAGGAAGTAGTGAAGCCTATGCCCACTGGGAGAGATTTAGTGAGTTGTATTGGTTCAGTCTTGTTCATGAATGTCTTTTTTATAGGTCCTGATGCTTGTGGCATTTTGCTCTCCTTCATTGGTCAGTTTTTAAGTATATTGCTCCTTCGgtctttgtggtctatagggcagatgatgtaaaggtcatctgtttctgtggcctacggttagcgagggtgtcatgtggccagcacaacgaccaaccgcctttacttttccccaactaatgtcaggtacccattagagcttggtggactcagaggcgcccaaagatcccaaaataaaaatcccagtcttcaccaggattcgaacccgtgacccccggtttggaagtcaTGCGCTTTACCgccacaccagactcactcagtTTATATCTGatagttgaattgtatttaatgacttgattgccaggggaacaaaagagttttgtgtctgtttgtctttgctatcagtgtcttgtatctcttttgtgatagtAAAGTCACAAAATCTTGACCCATAGGgtgattatttatttgtaaaattttttttagcttcttgtgtttgtttttttcaaacagctgtgaactttatttttattttcaatgttcaGATTGTAAAATATTGCAGGTGGGAGCATGATAAATCATGCATTTACAAATTATTAGTTCTAATgtaattttctttgattttgcaaaaattatttatttctaataaaCTGAACAAAAAATACTATATAACAACAATGTCTATTGAGATTTTGTATTCATATATTAGCACACTTGTTTGTAATTGCAGATGTTTTTAACATTTACAACATTGAAAAACAACAGAGGTCAGTTTTGGAATAAAGATGGTCTGAGAGAACCAGAAGATTATCTCCCCTAATATTGTAgaagaatatatttattaatttacaaaattccatgcattttagatctaaataaatacaacaaaacCAATTCAGTTTATTAATGTGTTtcaaatctaatttttagaatTAGATATAAtcatttaaagatttaaaaaaaaaaaggatttggtATGATATAAGATGAAAGTCTTGGAGTTAAGGTTGTGGAGAAGTTTATTAAATATAGCActtcaaaattaaaacattttgtttttttaactctttctctccgtaattatttaccacattctggtggaatcaacgttggtatcgtcagttaggagagaaagagttaagcaagtgactaaaagtacatttttaaaaaagatataaagatatattgATTGATGTTCAACAAAGGTTTAGGTTTATacctgttttgttttaaatgtttttcatgAGCCTGTTAAATTCTCAGCTTTTAGAATGTTcagaattaaaaatgaaaattttgccTCATCATATTGCATTATCCTGGGAGAGGAGGGAACAATGCTAGCCTCCCCCTGCACAGTCAATATTACCATGGAACCAATTTTGTCTAGAGGAAAGGAAATGGTGGTCCATTAACATTCCAAAACCGTTAGCACTctgttctgttttatttttactaatgatctatttctttatttgcaTGTCGACCTGTTCAACATGGTGAATTTAGATTTGGCGACACACCAGCGtaacatgttttaaaatgataatcAAATATCTAATTTGCATCTCAAGAGATTATCTTTCCCTTTGCAGCCTCTTTTGTGACTAACGAGACCAAtacttgatacacagctgcggtcacaggttgggcatctgtaatcactaGGCACTATTCACCCTTCTGTCtgctactgttgtgtatggcatctgcaatctaGGACCCCTCCTTTAcactcgctctccatgtggatcaaTAGAATCTATTTATTTCTGTAAAAAATTCTCAAAACATACTCCCCACCGACCACTAAAACTGTTACAGTAGGTACAGTGGAAAAGATTATTGGCACATCCCTTTGATATTCACTAGATATTCACAAGTGAACctaaatgatttaaaattaatttcccttttttttttgtaattattaattttgagtaaaaaaaaaaggaacacaaATGTAATAGTCAATATAGTCATTGAACATGTTTATTTTGTCTTCTCCATTATATAACACACAAATGTGACATTAAAAACAAGTCATTATAAATTAGAAACTTACTTATAAATTCAGGTTCACTTTATTTGCATATCATTCTAAATGATAAATTAAGATTTCATGAACTGATAAGCATTACATTAAATGTCTACAGAATTGAA contains:
- the LOC106075270 gene encoding uncharacterized protein LOC106075270 produces the protein MGNMFSNRLENEAHSKPDKSGHDINDCPEFPKLSDCHQDLECLDVINDQDNDAGDYLVSEEGETDLVNSKKNPGHSESFSAETFNLKHLPEDLQDNDLYEYIKTVADLTVRVDVTMISPNRPEFGPKTTQPYPFYNMGDTRNLRTGSGRVWDVDKFQDGVKQSRQFELITFEKFRCRKCQYSKQPSNVWWEFKLYTPTHVVFDEIEASHTTLRMFYNSVDSPFVSVDTVSIDNAGIEYDLCVLKCVTCDKSLGDKLMEIWKHYKNVWEKVFNKYKNCKDKHKLNFIVSHPNGFSKQITVGKWKDNPELANATKFTYVTCTCLGSSEAYAHWERFSELYWFSLVHECLFYRS